The Desulfobacterales bacterium nucleotide sequence CTCCAGGGAATCGAGGTGTTTATCAAGGAGCTGTACATGCTGATTAAAGGAAAGGAATTGGAACTCTCATGAGCGTAGAAATAATCACCTTTTTGATGTTGACCTCTCTGATCGGTGTGATTCTGCTCGGTTTTCCGATCGGTTTTTCCCTGGCCGGCATCGCCATGATCTTTGGCATAATCTTTGTTGGGCCACAGATCGGCAATGTTTTCATGCTGCGCATGTTCGTTACGCTTTCGGATTATATTCTGATCGCCATTCCGCTGTTTATATTCATGGGAATCGTCATCGAAAGGGCGGGGATTGCCGGAAGGCTATTCGATGCCATGTATGTCCTGTTCGGGGGGTTGAGGGGCGGGCTGGCGATTGCGACGATTCTGGCCTGCACGATCTTTGCCGCAGCAACGGGCGTCGTTGGGGCGACGGTGGTGACGATGGGGATTATGGCGCTGCCGGCGATGCTTAAATATAAATACGACAAACCGCTGGCCTGCGGATCCATTTGCGCCGGCGGCGCTTTGGGTATTCTGATTCCGCCGAGCATCCTGATTCTGGTCTATGCTCCAGTTGCGAACGTCTCCGTCGGCGCTTTATTGATCGGCGCCTTTATTCCCGGATTGCTGCTTTCACTGCTATATGTTTTGTATGTCATGATTTTATGTTATCTGAAGCCCCAAAAAGGGCCGGCCATATCTCTGGAAAGAAGAGTCTCTGTTCTCCAAAAGCTCAAAATGATCGTAACCTCGGTATTGCCTGTCTGCCTGCTCATTCTGGCCGTCCTCGGCACGATCTTTTTCGGATTGGCCGCGCCCACCGAAGCGGCCGCCATCGGCGCCCTGGCTGCGGTCATCATGGCCGCCGCCTACAAAGCGCTTACCTGGGAAACCCTGAAACAAGCGGCGATCGGAACCATGAAGACATCCGCCATGGTCTATCTGGTCGTCATCGGGGCCTCCTTTTTCACGAGTATCTTCATGCGGCTGG carries:
- a CDS encoding TRAP transporter large permease subunit, whose product is MSVEIITFLMLTSLIGVILLGFPIGFSLAGIAMIFGIIFVGPQIGNVFMLRMFVTLSDYILIAIPLFIFMGIVIERAGIAGRLFDAMYVLFGGLRGGLAIATILACTIFAAATGVVGATVVTMGIMALPAMLKYKYDKPLACGSICAGGALGILIPPSILILVYAPVANVSVGALLIGAFIPGLLLSLLYVLYVMILCYLKPQKGPAISLERRVSVLQKLKMIVTSVLPVCLLILAVLGTIFFGLAAPTEAAAIGALAAVIMAAAYKALTWETLKQAAIGTMKTSAMVYLVVIGASFFTSIFMRLGCGDVVENLVMALPFGRWGIVITMWVIIIIMGAFLDWIGIVMIVVPLFSPIALKLGFDPIWFAMMNIVVLQTSFLSPPFAYAIFYLKGIAPPGIKLADIYWGVVPFLLLMCLAIAILAIFPGIILYAPKAAGLL